One window from the genome of Myripristis murdjan chromosome 6, fMyrMur1.1, whole genome shotgun sequence encodes:
- the pparab gene encoding peroxisome proliferator-activated receptor alpha b: MVDMESHYHPPSPLEDSVLGSPLCADDDFMGGMEELQNISQSIDEDALSSFDVPEYQSSSNGSGSEGSTVLDALTPASSPSSGVYGVAAGQEEFSSSTSSLNLECRVCADRASGYHYGVHACEGCKGFFRRTIRLKLEYDKCERRCKIQKKNRNKCQYCRFQKCLSVGMSHNAIRFGRMPQSEKLKLKAEMVTGDREVEDPQLADQKTLARQIYEAYLKNFNMNKAKARTILTGKTSNPPFVIHDMETLQLAEQTLVAKMVGTAGMLKDREAEVRIFHCCQCTSVETVTELTEFAKSVPGFSSLDLNDQVTLLKYGVYEALFAMLASCMNKDGLLVAYGSGFITREFLKSLRRPFSDMMEPKFQFAMKFNALELDDSDLALFVAAIICCGDRPGLVNVSHIERMQESIVQVLQLHLLANHPDDTFLFPKLLQKLADLRQLVTEHAQLIQEIKKTEDTSLHPLLQEIYRDMY, from the exons ATGGTCGACATGGAGAGCCACTACCATCCCCCTTCTCCCCTAGAGGACTCAGTGCTGGGAAGCCCCTTGTGCGCTGACGATGATTTCATGGGTGGCATGGAGGAGCTCCAGAACATCTCCCAGTCCATCGATGAGGATGCCCTCAGCTCCTTCGACGTTCCCGAATACCAGTCCTCCAGCAACGGGTCCGGCTCTGAAGGTTCCACTGTCCTAG ATGCCCTGACCCCAGCGTCCAGCCCCTCATCAGGTGTTTATGGGGTGGCAGCAGGCCAAGAGGAGTTCTCATCTTCCACCTCATCCCTCAATCTGGAGTGTCGAGTGTGTGCTGATCGCGCCTCGGGCTACCACTACGGGGTCCATGCCTGTGAAGGCTGCAAG GGTTTTTTCCGGAGGACCATCCGTCTGAAGCTTGAATATGACAAATGTGAGCGCCGCTGCAAGATCCAAAAGAAGAACCGCAACAAGTGCCAATACTGCCGCTTCCAGAAGTGTCTGTCAGTGGGCATGTCCCACAACG CCATCCGTTTTGGACGGATGCCCCAGTCAGagaagctgaagctgaaggCGGAGATGGTGACGGGGGACAGGGAGGTGGAAGACCCCCAGCTGGCTGACCAAAAGACCCTGGCCAGGCAGATTTACGAGGCCTACCTCAAGAACTTCAACATGAACAAGGCCAAGGCCCGAACCATCCTCACCGGCAAAACCAGCAACCCT cccTTCGTTATCCACGACATGGAGACCCTGCAGCTGGCAGAGCAGACGCTGGTAGCCAAGATGGTGGGGACGGCAGGGATGCTGAAGGACAGGGAGGCAGAAGTTCGCATCTTCCACTGCTGCCAGTGCACCTCAGTGGAAACAGTCACCGAGCTTACCGAGTTTGCCAAGTCTGTCCCTGGCTTCTCAAGCCTGGACCTCAACGACCAGGTGACTCTGTTGAAATACGGCGTGTACGAGGCCCTCTTCGCCATGCTCGCCTCCTGTATGAACAAGGATGGGCTGCTTGTGGCGTACGGCTCGGGCTTCATCACCCGGGAATTCCTCAAGAGCCTGCGGCGGCCGTTCAGCGACATGATGGAGCCcaagtttcagtttgccatgaAGTTCAATGCTCTGGAGCTGGATGACAGCGACCTGGCTCTGTTTGTGGCAGCTATCATCTGTTGTGGAG ACCGCCCGGGGCTGGTGAATGTGTCGCACATCGAGCGCATGCAGGAAAGTATTGTCCAGGTGCTACAGCTCCACCTACTGGCCAATCACCCCGACGACACCTTCCTCTTCCCCAAACTGCTGCAGAAACTGGCCGACCTCCGGCAGCTGGTCACAGAGCACGCTCAGCTGATCCAGGAGATCAAAAAGACGGAGGACACCTCACTGCACCCGCTCCTGCAGGAGATTTACAGAGACATGTACtga